The window CACCCTGCACGAGGAGATGATCGTGCAACAAGGCGTGGTGACCAACCCGACCTTCGCCGAATACAAGATCCCGACCGCCCGGGACGTGCCCGAGATCGTGCCCATCCTGGTCGAGGCCGAACACGAGGAAGGTCCCTATGGCGCCAAGGGCCTGGGCGAGCCGGTGCTGGCGCCGACCTCGCCGGCCATCGCCAACGCCATTTTCAACGCCACCGGTGCCCGCCTCACCAGCCTGCCGATCACGCCGGAAAAGGTGCTGGCTGCGTTGCAGGAGTTGCGGGATAGTCAGGAGACGAAATCGTGAAACAAACGGTCGCCTTCACGGTCAACGGCAGGCCCTACGAAGTCGACGTGCCGGTCAACTGGACTCTGTTGCGCCTGTTGCGTGACGAGCTTGGCCTGATCGGTACCAAGGACGGCTGCAGCCAAGGCGTCTGCGGTGCCTGCACGGTGTTGCTCGATGGTGTCACGGTGCGCGCCTGCCTCAGCCTGGCGGTGCGGGCCGACGGCCGTTCGGTGACCACCGTCGAGGGTTTGAAGCAGGACGGCAAGCTGCACCGCCTGCAACAGGCCTTCATGGACCAGGGCGCCGTGCAGTGCGGATTTTGCACGCCCGGTATGCTCTTGAGCTCGGCCGAATTGTTGGAAGAAAATCCCACGCCCAACGAGGACGAGGTACGCGA is drawn from Alphaproteobacteria bacterium and contains these coding sequences:
- a CDS encoding (2Fe-2S)-binding protein, producing the protein MVKQTVAFTVNGRPYEVDVPVNWTLLRLLRDELGLIGTKDGCSQGVCGACTVLLDGVTVRACLSLAVRADGRSVTTVEGLKQDGKLHRLQQAFMDQGAVQCGFCTPGMLLSSAELLEENPTPNEDEVREALVGNLCRCTGYTRIVRAVVAAGQGQ